The Acanthochromis polyacanthus isolate Apoly-LR-REF ecotype Palm Island chromosome 5, KAUST_Apoly_ChrSc, whole genome shotgun sequence genome includes a window with the following:
- the hipk1b gene encoding homeodomain-interacting protein kinase 1 isoform X1 yields the protein MSSQLQVFSPPSISSSAFCRVKKLKVESNVWDVSTTEAYGSIAGQSAYTFTPAMAVPPFAPSLVFPPAAPGSRGQVVVRAADSTGSLPRGSSRRVTEPTTSSSYAHETSSETRGHRHGQKRKIEEASEGSGSGCGSVQILEELSAPAATYSTRTGGGGGGGTGQSIPHSAPTTKSSSSNGEGDYQLVQHEILCSVSCSYEVLEFLGRGTFGQVAKCWKRGTNEIVAIKILKNHPSYARQGQIEVGILNRLSAENADEYNFVRSYECFQHKGHTCLVFEMLEQNLYDFLKHSKFSPLPLRHIRPILQQVATALMKLKSLGLIHADLKPENIMLVDPLRQPYRVKVIDFGSASHVSKAVCSTYLQSRYYRAPEIILGLPFCEAIDMWSLGCVIAELFLGWPLYPGASEYDQIRYISQTQGLPAEYLLSAGTKTSRFFNRGPDSSYPLWRLKTPAEHEIEMGIKSKEARKYIFNCLDDMMQVNLSSHLEGTDMLAEKADRREFIDLLKRMLRLDADKRITPTKTLGHPFVTMSHLIEYPHSSHVKSCFQNMEICKRRSSYDSGKSLYSTNAVPSAAAGNLTVTFSSQLNQHNQVPSAGGAVPLLNYQPALYQQATINIPGLAQQSVPIPARPAGLCSQTEPFQQTLIVCPPSTIQGLQPTSKSSSFPVRVENSVPIVPQNQSAQSLQIQPSMLTQGSCTPLMVATLHPPPAGIASQYSLPLGLGTGVGRPTLLEHTATVLQAWPTGTQQILIPSSWQQVPGVAIHSSAHQSNVTASPLETSHSDAAVQQGHSWRSITQTRTQQERKKVKARRGENQNRGISTASLLGSGGVTPPSSSATLSQPIVISDTPSPAVSIITIHSDTDTEDERKFHPASVGLSQRTNVISCVTVHDSDSSTASPLTPLPRTLNQASSMSSRQAKSLAVVAPSVKTQASERGTVSRGRFETVNYMKPKRSSNRQPCGSGENIERHGLVPSQSHPLNLSQVQPVVSSSQERSGASHSDSSLRRQQTFPPAVSASHYSFPEVSTLASASAAAPSLYTYPASTALSSASQAMEQLLGRGHSSHGHSPSAYAATYTSSSSSRRDSASRKDSVSSLLHGLPAAYQHQFAAGSPYVSVTPRAEAYSAYQLSPRRLAQYPYL from the exons ATGAGTTCTCAGCTGCAGGTCttctcccctccctccatctcctccagtGCCTTTTGCCGTGTCAAGAAGCTCAAGGTGGAGAGCAATGTTTGGGATGTGTCCACCACTGAAGCTTACGGCTCCATAGCAGGGCAGTCAGCATACACGTTTACCCCAGCCATGGCTGTGCCGCCCTTTGCACCGTCCCTGGTCTTCCCTCCTGCAGCGCCTGGTTCTAGGGGTCAAGTGGTGGTGCGGGCTGCTGACAGCACTGGCAGTCTTCCTCGTGGATCCAGTCGACGTGTCACTGAGCCGACGACATCTTCCTCTTACGCACATGAAACGTCCTCTGAAACAAGGGGACACAGGCATGGGCAGAAGCGAAAGATCGAGGAGGCCAGTGAGGGGAGTGGGAGTGGATGTGGCAGTGTCCAAATATTAGAGGAGCTGTCAGCTCCTGCAGCAACTTACTCCACCCGTacaggaggtggtggaggaggcgGCACGGGCCAGTCCATACCTCACTCTGCTCCAACCACCAAGAGCAGCAGCTCCAATGGTGAAGGGGATTATCAGCTTGTGCAGCATGAGATCCTCTGCTCCGTGTCCTGCAGCTATGAAGTGCTGGAGTTCTTGGGACGAGGCACGTTTGGACAAGTGGCTAAGTGCTGGAAGAGGGGCACCAATGAGATCGTAGCAATCAAGATTCTGAAAAACCATCCTTCATATGCTCGGCAGGGCCAGATTGAG gTGGGCATTCTGAACCGACTGAGTGCAGAGAATGCAGATGAGTATAATTTTGTGCGTTCGTACGAATGCTTCCAACACAAAGGTCATACCTGCCTGGTTTTTGAGATGCTCGAGCAGAATCTGTACGACTTTCTCAAGCACAGCAAGTTCAGCCCGCTCCCCTTACGGCACATCAGACCCATCCTGCAGCAG GTGGCCACAGCACTGATGAAGCTGAAGAGCCTGGGCTTGATTCACGCTGACCTGAAGCCTGAAAACATCATGTTGGTCGACCCTCTTAGACAGCCCTATAGAGTGAAGGTCATCGACTTCGGCTCAGCCAGTCACGTGTCCAAAGCAGTGTGCTCAACCTACTTACAGTCTCGCTACTACAG GGCTCCGGAAATCATTTTGGGCCTACCATTCTGTGAGGCTATTGACATGTGGTCTTTAGGCTGTGTGATTGCTGAGCTGTTTCTCGGTTGGCCTCTCTACCCTGGAGCCTCTGAGTACGATCAG ATCCGTTACATTTCTCAGACTCAAGGCCTACCAGCTGAATACCTACTGAGCGCCGGCACCAAGACCAGCCGCTTCTTCAATCGAGGCCCAGACTCCAGCTACCCACTCTGGAGGCTTAAG ACCCCAGCAGAGCATGAAATAGAGATGGGCATCAAATCCAAGGAGGCCAGGAAGTACATCTTTAACTGTTTGGACGACATGATGCAG gtcaACCTATCCTCTCACTTAGAGGGGACGGACATGCTGGCTGAAAAAGCTGATAGACGAGAATTTATAGACCTCCTAAAGCGAATGCTTCGTCTGGATGCAGACAAAAGAATCACACCGACAAAAACTCTGGGGCACCCCTTTGTCACAATGAGCCACCTTATAGAATATCCCCACAGCTCCCA TGTGAAGTCGTGCTTCCAGAACATGGAGATCTGCAAGCGTCGGAGCTCTTATGACAGTGGGAAATCCCTGTACTCCACCAACGCAGTCCCCAGCGCTGCAGCGGGAAACCTTACAGTTACCTTCAGTAGCCAACTCAACCAGCATAACCAG GTGCCTTCTGCAGGGGGTGCGGTGCCTTTGCTGAACTACCAGCCAGCTCTGTACCAGCAGGCGACCATCAACATTCCCGGACTGGCTCAACAGAGTGTCCCAATTCCAGCACGCCCTGCTGGTCTGTGTAGCCAGACAGAACCCTTCCAGCAGACCCTCATCGTCTGTCCACCCTCAACTATTCAAG GGCTACAGCCAACCAGTAAGAGTTCCAGTTTCCCCGTGAGGGTGGAGAATTCTGTACCCATAGTACCTCAGAACCAGTCTGCTCAGTCGTTGCAGATCCAGCCAAGTATGCTCACACAG ggtTCCTGCACACCCCTGATGGTGGCCACCCTGCACCCACCCCCAGCAGGCATAGCCTCCCAGTATTCTCTGCCCCTTGGGCTGGGCACCGGGGTGGGTCGGCCCACCCTCCTGGAACACACAGCCACAGTGCTG CAGGCCTGGCCCACTGGTACCCAGCAAATCCTCATACCGTCATCATGGCAGCAGGTCCCAGGTGTGGCCATCCACAGCTCTGCTCACCAGTCGAATGTCACTGCATCACCCCTGGAAACGAGTCACTCAGATGCTGCCGTGCAGCAGGGACACAGCTGGCG GAGTATAACCCAAACCAGAACCCAGCAGGAGAGGAAGAAGGTGAAAGCAAGACGTGGAGAGAACCAAAACAG GGGTATATCCACGGCGTCATTACTCGGCAGCGGTGGCGTGACCCCGCCCAGCTCCAGTGCCACGTTGTCCCAGCCAATCGTCATCTCCGACACACCCAGCCCAGCGGTCAGCATCATCACTATTCACAGTGACACCGACACAGAGGATGAGCGAAAGTTCCATCCTGCCAG TGTTGGATTGAGCCAGCGCACCAACGTCATCAGCTGTGTGACCGTGCACGACTCGGACTCCTCTACGGCCAGCCCCCTGACCCCCCTACCCCGCACACTCAACCAGGCCAGCAGCATGTCATCCCGCCAGGCCAAGTCTCTAGCAGTGGTGGCACCTTCAGTCAAAACACAAGCATCTGAGAGGGGGACAGTCTCCCGTGGACGTTTTGAGACAG TGAACTACATGAAGCCGAAGCGATCATCTAATCGACAGCCCTGCGGTTCAGGCGAGAACATCGAGCGTCATGGACTGGTTCCAAGCCAGTCACACCCATTAAACCTCAGCCAG GTTCAGCCGGTGGTTTCTTCATCTCAGGAGCGCTCGGGGGCGTCTCACAGCGACTCGTCCTTACGTCGCCAGCAGACATTTCCTCCAGCCGTCTCAGCCTCTCACTACAGCTTCCCCGAGGTGTCCACCCTGGCGTCTGCCTCAGCCGCCGCTCCCAGCCTGTACACCTACCCAGCCTCCACCGCCCTCTCCTCGGCTTCTCAGGCCATGGAGCAGCTGCTGGGCCGTGGCCACAGCAGCCACGGACACTCCCCCTCCGCCTATGCAGCAACGTAcacctcatcttcctcctccaggaGGGACTCGGCCAGTCGCAAGGATTCTGTCAGTAGTCTGCTGCACGGCCTCCCTGCAGCCTACCAGCACCAGTTTGCCGCTGGCTCTCCTTACGTTAGTGTGACGCCCCGAGCCGAGGCTTACAGTGCCTACCAGCTAAGTCCCAGGCGTCTCGCACAGTATCCCTACTTGTAG
- the hipk1b gene encoding homeodomain-interacting protein kinase 1 isoform X4, which translates to MSSQLQVFSPPSISSSAFCRVKKLKVESNVWDVSTTEAYGSIAGQSAYTFTPAMAVPPFAPSLVFPPAAPGSRGQVVVRAADSTGSLPRGSSRRVTEPTTSSSYAHETSSETRGHRHGQKRKIEEASEGSGSGCGSVQILEELSAPAATYSTRTGGGGGGGTGQSIPHSAPTTKSSSSNGEGDYQLVQHEILCSVSCSYEVLEFLGRGTFGQVAKCWKRGTNEIVAIKILKNHPSYARQGQIEVGILNRLSAENADEYNFVRSYECFQHKGHTCLVFEMLEQNLYDFLKHSKFSPLPLRHIRPILQQVATALMKLKSLGLIHADLKPENIMLVDPLRQPYRVKVIDFGSASHVSKAVCSTYLQSRYYRAPEIILGLPFCEAIDMWSLGCVIAELFLGWPLYPGASEYDQIRYISQTQGLPAEYLLSAGTKTSRFFNRGPDSSYPLWRLKTPAEHEIEMGIKSKEARKYIFNCLDDMMQVNLSSHLEGTDMLAEKADRREFIDLLKRMLRLDADKRITPTKTLGHPFVTMSHLIEYPHSSHVKSCFQNMEICKRRSSYDSGKSLYSTNAVPSAAAGNLTVTFSSQLNQHNQVPSAGGAVPLLNYQPALYQQATINIPGLAQQSVPIPARPAGLCSQTEPFQQTLIVCPPSTIQGLQPTSKSSSFPVRVENSVPIVPQNQSAQSLQIQPSMLTQAWPTGTQQILIPSSWQQVPGVAIHSSAHQSNVTASPLETSHSDAAVQQGHSWRSITQTRTQQERKKVKARRGENQNRGISTASLLGSGGVTPPSSSATLSQPIVISDTPSPAVSIITIHSDTDTEDERKFHPASVGLSQRTNVISCVTVHDSDSSTASPLTPLPRTLNQASSMSSRQAKSLAVVAPSVKTQASERGTVSRGRFETVNYMKPKRSSNRQPCGSGENIERHGLVPSQSHPLNLSQVQPVVSSSQERSGASHSDSSLRRQQTFPPAVSASHYSFPEVSTLASASAAAPSLYTYPASTALSSASQAMEQLLGRGHSSHGHSPSAYAATYTSSSSSRRDSASRKDSVSSLLHGLPAAYQHQFAAGSPYVSVTPRAEAYSAYQLSPRRLAQYPYL; encoded by the exons ATGAGTTCTCAGCTGCAGGTCttctcccctccctccatctcctccagtGCCTTTTGCCGTGTCAAGAAGCTCAAGGTGGAGAGCAATGTTTGGGATGTGTCCACCACTGAAGCTTACGGCTCCATAGCAGGGCAGTCAGCATACACGTTTACCCCAGCCATGGCTGTGCCGCCCTTTGCACCGTCCCTGGTCTTCCCTCCTGCAGCGCCTGGTTCTAGGGGTCAAGTGGTGGTGCGGGCTGCTGACAGCACTGGCAGTCTTCCTCGTGGATCCAGTCGACGTGTCACTGAGCCGACGACATCTTCCTCTTACGCACATGAAACGTCCTCTGAAACAAGGGGACACAGGCATGGGCAGAAGCGAAAGATCGAGGAGGCCAGTGAGGGGAGTGGGAGTGGATGTGGCAGTGTCCAAATATTAGAGGAGCTGTCAGCTCCTGCAGCAACTTACTCCACCCGTacaggaggtggtggaggaggcgGCACGGGCCAGTCCATACCTCACTCTGCTCCAACCACCAAGAGCAGCAGCTCCAATGGTGAAGGGGATTATCAGCTTGTGCAGCATGAGATCCTCTGCTCCGTGTCCTGCAGCTATGAAGTGCTGGAGTTCTTGGGACGAGGCACGTTTGGACAAGTGGCTAAGTGCTGGAAGAGGGGCACCAATGAGATCGTAGCAATCAAGATTCTGAAAAACCATCCTTCATATGCTCGGCAGGGCCAGATTGAG gTGGGCATTCTGAACCGACTGAGTGCAGAGAATGCAGATGAGTATAATTTTGTGCGTTCGTACGAATGCTTCCAACACAAAGGTCATACCTGCCTGGTTTTTGAGATGCTCGAGCAGAATCTGTACGACTTTCTCAAGCACAGCAAGTTCAGCCCGCTCCCCTTACGGCACATCAGACCCATCCTGCAGCAG GTGGCCACAGCACTGATGAAGCTGAAGAGCCTGGGCTTGATTCACGCTGACCTGAAGCCTGAAAACATCATGTTGGTCGACCCTCTTAGACAGCCCTATAGAGTGAAGGTCATCGACTTCGGCTCAGCCAGTCACGTGTCCAAAGCAGTGTGCTCAACCTACTTACAGTCTCGCTACTACAG GGCTCCGGAAATCATTTTGGGCCTACCATTCTGTGAGGCTATTGACATGTGGTCTTTAGGCTGTGTGATTGCTGAGCTGTTTCTCGGTTGGCCTCTCTACCCTGGAGCCTCTGAGTACGATCAG ATCCGTTACATTTCTCAGACTCAAGGCCTACCAGCTGAATACCTACTGAGCGCCGGCACCAAGACCAGCCGCTTCTTCAATCGAGGCCCAGACTCCAGCTACCCACTCTGGAGGCTTAAG ACCCCAGCAGAGCATGAAATAGAGATGGGCATCAAATCCAAGGAGGCCAGGAAGTACATCTTTAACTGTTTGGACGACATGATGCAG gtcaACCTATCCTCTCACTTAGAGGGGACGGACATGCTGGCTGAAAAAGCTGATAGACGAGAATTTATAGACCTCCTAAAGCGAATGCTTCGTCTGGATGCAGACAAAAGAATCACACCGACAAAAACTCTGGGGCACCCCTTTGTCACAATGAGCCACCTTATAGAATATCCCCACAGCTCCCA TGTGAAGTCGTGCTTCCAGAACATGGAGATCTGCAAGCGTCGGAGCTCTTATGACAGTGGGAAATCCCTGTACTCCACCAACGCAGTCCCCAGCGCTGCAGCGGGAAACCTTACAGTTACCTTCAGTAGCCAACTCAACCAGCATAACCAG GTGCCTTCTGCAGGGGGTGCGGTGCCTTTGCTGAACTACCAGCCAGCTCTGTACCAGCAGGCGACCATCAACATTCCCGGACTGGCTCAACAGAGTGTCCCAATTCCAGCACGCCCTGCTGGTCTGTGTAGCCAGACAGAACCCTTCCAGCAGACCCTCATCGTCTGTCCACCCTCAACTATTCAAG GGCTACAGCCAACCAGTAAGAGTTCCAGTTTCCCCGTGAGGGTGGAGAATTCTGTACCCATAGTACCTCAGAACCAGTCTGCTCAGTCGTTGCAGATCCAGCCAAGTATGCTCACACAG GCCTGGCCCACTGGTACCCAGCAAATCCTCATACCGTCATCATGGCAGCAGGTCCCAGGTGTGGCCATCCACAGCTCTGCTCACCAGTCGAATGTCACTGCATCACCCCTGGAAACGAGTCACTCAGATGCTGCCGTGCAGCAGGGACACAGCTGGCG GAGTATAACCCAAACCAGAACCCAGCAGGAGAGGAAGAAGGTGAAAGCAAGACGTGGAGAGAACCAAAACAG GGGTATATCCACGGCGTCATTACTCGGCAGCGGTGGCGTGACCCCGCCCAGCTCCAGTGCCACGTTGTCCCAGCCAATCGTCATCTCCGACACACCCAGCCCAGCGGTCAGCATCATCACTATTCACAGTGACACCGACACAGAGGATGAGCGAAAGTTCCATCCTGCCAG TGTTGGATTGAGCCAGCGCACCAACGTCATCAGCTGTGTGACCGTGCACGACTCGGACTCCTCTACGGCCAGCCCCCTGACCCCCCTACCCCGCACACTCAACCAGGCCAGCAGCATGTCATCCCGCCAGGCCAAGTCTCTAGCAGTGGTGGCACCTTCAGTCAAAACACAAGCATCTGAGAGGGGGACAGTCTCCCGTGGACGTTTTGAGACAG TGAACTACATGAAGCCGAAGCGATCATCTAATCGACAGCCCTGCGGTTCAGGCGAGAACATCGAGCGTCATGGACTGGTTCCAAGCCAGTCACACCCATTAAACCTCAGCCAG GTTCAGCCGGTGGTTTCTTCATCTCAGGAGCGCTCGGGGGCGTCTCACAGCGACTCGTCCTTACGTCGCCAGCAGACATTTCCTCCAGCCGTCTCAGCCTCTCACTACAGCTTCCCCGAGGTGTCCACCCTGGCGTCTGCCTCAGCCGCCGCTCCCAGCCTGTACACCTACCCAGCCTCCACCGCCCTCTCCTCGGCTTCTCAGGCCATGGAGCAGCTGCTGGGCCGTGGCCACAGCAGCCACGGACACTCCCCCTCCGCCTATGCAGCAACGTAcacctcatcttcctcctccaggaGGGACTCGGCCAGTCGCAAGGATTCTGTCAGTAGTCTGCTGCACGGCCTCCCTGCAGCCTACCAGCACCAGTTTGCCGCTGGCTCTCCTTACGTTAGTGTGACGCCCCGAGCCGAGGCTTACAGTGCCTACCAGCTAAGTCCCAGGCGTCTCGCACAGTATCCCTACTTGTAG
- the hipk1b gene encoding homeodomain-interacting protein kinase 1 isoform X2 has translation MSSQLQVFSPPSISSSAFCRVKKLKVESNVWDVSTTEAYGSIAGQSAYTFTPAMAVPPFAPSLVFPPAAPGSRGQVVVRAADSTGSLPRGSSRRVTEPTTSSSYAHETSSETRGHRHGQKRKIEEASEGSGSGCGSVQILEELSAPAATYSTRTGGGGGGGTGQSIPHSAPTTKSSSSNGEGDYQLVQHEILCSVSCSYEVLEFLGRGTFGQVAKCWKRGTNEIVAIKILKNHPSYARQGQIEVGILNRLSAENADEYNFVRSYECFQHKGHTCLVFEMLEQNLYDFLKHSKFSPLPLRHIRPILQQVATALMKLKSLGLIHADLKPENIMLVDPLRQPYRVKVIDFGSASHVSKAVCSTYLQSRYYRAPEIILGLPFCEAIDMWSLGCVIAELFLGWPLYPGASEYDQIRYISQTQGLPAEYLLSAGTKTSRFFNRGPDSSYPLWRLKTPAEHEIEMGIKSKEARKYIFNCLDDMMQVNLSSHLEGTDMLAEKADRREFIDLLKRMLRLDADKRITPTKTLGHPFVTMSHLIEYPHSSHVKSCFQNMEICKRRSSYDSGKSLYSTNAVPSAAAGNLTVTFSSQLNQHNQVPSAGGAVPLLNYQPALYQQATINIPGLAQQSVPIPARPAGLCSQTEPFQQTLIVCPPSTIQGLQPTSKSSSFPVRVENSVPIVPQNQSAQSLQIQPSMLTQGSCTPLMVATLHPPPAGIASQYSLPLGLGTGVGRPTLLEHTATVLAWPTGTQQILIPSSWQQVPGVAIHSSAHQSNVTASPLETSHSDAAVQQGHSWRSITQTRTQQERKKVKARRGENQNRGISTASLLGSGGVTPPSSSATLSQPIVISDTPSPAVSIITIHSDTDTEDERKFHPASVGLSQRTNVISCVTVHDSDSSTASPLTPLPRTLNQASSMSSRQAKSLAVVAPSVKTQASERGTVSRGRFETVNYMKPKRSSNRQPCGSGENIERHGLVPSQSHPLNLSQVQPVVSSSQERSGASHSDSSLRRQQTFPPAVSASHYSFPEVSTLASASAAAPSLYTYPASTALSSASQAMEQLLGRGHSSHGHSPSAYAATYTSSSSSRRDSASRKDSVSSLLHGLPAAYQHQFAAGSPYVSVTPRAEAYSAYQLSPRRLAQYPYL, from the exons ATGAGTTCTCAGCTGCAGGTCttctcccctccctccatctcctccagtGCCTTTTGCCGTGTCAAGAAGCTCAAGGTGGAGAGCAATGTTTGGGATGTGTCCACCACTGAAGCTTACGGCTCCATAGCAGGGCAGTCAGCATACACGTTTACCCCAGCCATGGCTGTGCCGCCCTTTGCACCGTCCCTGGTCTTCCCTCCTGCAGCGCCTGGTTCTAGGGGTCAAGTGGTGGTGCGGGCTGCTGACAGCACTGGCAGTCTTCCTCGTGGATCCAGTCGACGTGTCACTGAGCCGACGACATCTTCCTCTTACGCACATGAAACGTCCTCTGAAACAAGGGGACACAGGCATGGGCAGAAGCGAAAGATCGAGGAGGCCAGTGAGGGGAGTGGGAGTGGATGTGGCAGTGTCCAAATATTAGAGGAGCTGTCAGCTCCTGCAGCAACTTACTCCACCCGTacaggaggtggtggaggaggcgGCACGGGCCAGTCCATACCTCACTCTGCTCCAACCACCAAGAGCAGCAGCTCCAATGGTGAAGGGGATTATCAGCTTGTGCAGCATGAGATCCTCTGCTCCGTGTCCTGCAGCTATGAAGTGCTGGAGTTCTTGGGACGAGGCACGTTTGGACAAGTGGCTAAGTGCTGGAAGAGGGGCACCAATGAGATCGTAGCAATCAAGATTCTGAAAAACCATCCTTCATATGCTCGGCAGGGCCAGATTGAG gTGGGCATTCTGAACCGACTGAGTGCAGAGAATGCAGATGAGTATAATTTTGTGCGTTCGTACGAATGCTTCCAACACAAAGGTCATACCTGCCTGGTTTTTGAGATGCTCGAGCAGAATCTGTACGACTTTCTCAAGCACAGCAAGTTCAGCCCGCTCCCCTTACGGCACATCAGACCCATCCTGCAGCAG GTGGCCACAGCACTGATGAAGCTGAAGAGCCTGGGCTTGATTCACGCTGACCTGAAGCCTGAAAACATCATGTTGGTCGACCCTCTTAGACAGCCCTATAGAGTGAAGGTCATCGACTTCGGCTCAGCCAGTCACGTGTCCAAAGCAGTGTGCTCAACCTACTTACAGTCTCGCTACTACAG GGCTCCGGAAATCATTTTGGGCCTACCATTCTGTGAGGCTATTGACATGTGGTCTTTAGGCTGTGTGATTGCTGAGCTGTTTCTCGGTTGGCCTCTCTACCCTGGAGCCTCTGAGTACGATCAG ATCCGTTACATTTCTCAGACTCAAGGCCTACCAGCTGAATACCTACTGAGCGCCGGCACCAAGACCAGCCGCTTCTTCAATCGAGGCCCAGACTCCAGCTACCCACTCTGGAGGCTTAAG ACCCCAGCAGAGCATGAAATAGAGATGGGCATCAAATCCAAGGAGGCCAGGAAGTACATCTTTAACTGTTTGGACGACATGATGCAG gtcaACCTATCCTCTCACTTAGAGGGGACGGACATGCTGGCTGAAAAAGCTGATAGACGAGAATTTATAGACCTCCTAAAGCGAATGCTTCGTCTGGATGCAGACAAAAGAATCACACCGACAAAAACTCTGGGGCACCCCTTTGTCACAATGAGCCACCTTATAGAATATCCCCACAGCTCCCA TGTGAAGTCGTGCTTCCAGAACATGGAGATCTGCAAGCGTCGGAGCTCTTATGACAGTGGGAAATCCCTGTACTCCACCAACGCAGTCCCCAGCGCTGCAGCGGGAAACCTTACAGTTACCTTCAGTAGCCAACTCAACCAGCATAACCAG GTGCCTTCTGCAGGGGGTGCGGTGCCTTTGCTGAACTACCAGCCAGCTCTGTACCAGCAGGCGACCATCAACATTCCCGGACTGGCTCAACAGAGTGTCCCAATTCCAGCACGCCCTGCTGGTCTGTGTAGCCAGACAGAACCCTTCCAGCAGACCCTCATCGTCTGTCCACCCTCAACTATTCAAG GGCTACAGCCAACCAGTAAGAGTTCCAGTTTCCCCGTGAGGGTGGAGAATTCTGTACCCATAGTACCTCAGAACCAGTCTGCTCAGTCGTTGCAGATCCAGCCAAGTATGCTCACACAG ggtTCCTGCACACCCCTGATGGTGGCCACCCTGCACCCACCCCCAGCAGGCATAGCCTCCCAGTATTCTCTGCCCCTTGGGCTGGGCACCGGGGTGGGTCGGCCCACCCTCCTGGAACACACAGCCACAGTGCTG GCCTGGCCCACTGGTACCCAGCAAATCCTCATACCGTCATCATGGCAGCAGGTCCCAGGTGTGGCCATCCACAGCTCTGCTCACCAGTCGAATGTCACTGCATCACCCCTGGAAACGAGTCACTCAGATGCTGCCGTGCAGCAGGGACACAGCTGGCG GAGTATAACCCAAACCAGAACCCAGCAGGAGAGGAAGAAGGTGAAAGCAAGACGTGGAGAGAACCAAAACAG GGGTATATCCACGGCGTCATTACTCGGCAGCGGTGGCGTGACCCCGCCCAGCTCCAGTGCCACGTTGTCCCAGCCAATCGTCATCTCCGACACACCCAGCCCAGCGGTCAGCATCATCACTATTCACAGTGACACCGACACAGAGGATGAGCGAAAGTTCCATCCTGCCAG TGTTGGATTGAGCCAGCGCACCAACGTCATCAGCTGTGTGACCGTGCACGACTCGGACTCCTCTACGGCCAGCCCCCTGACCCCCCTACCCCGCACACTCAACCAGGCCAGCAGCATGTCATCCCGCCAGGCCAAGTCTCTAGCAGTGGTGGCACCTTCAGTCAAAACACAAGCATCTGAGAGGGGGACAGTCTCCCGTGGACGTTTTGAGACAG TGAACTACATGAAGCCGAAGCGATCATCTAATCGACAGCCCTGCGGTTCAGGCGAGAACATCGAGCGTCATGGACTGGTTCCAAGCCAGTCACACCCATTAAACCTCAGCCAG GTTCAGCCGGTGGTTTCTTCATCTCAGGAGCGCTCGGGGGCGTCTCACAGCGACTCGTCCTTACGTCGCCAGCAGACATTTCCTCCAGCCGTCTCAGCCTCTCACTACAGCTTCCCCGAGGTGTCCACCCTGGCGTCTGCCTCAGCCGCCGCTCCCAGCCTGTACACCTACCCAGCCTCCACCGCCCTCTCCTCGGCTTCTCAGGCCATGGAGCAGCTGCTGGGCCGTGGCCACAGCAGCCACGGACACTCCCCCTCCGCCTATGCAGCAACGTAcacctcatcttcctcctccaggaGGGACTCGGCCAGTCGCAAGGATTCTGTCAGTAGTCTGCTGCACGGCCTCCCTGCAGCCTACCAGCACCAGTTTGCCGCTGGCTCTCCTTACGTTAGTGTGACGCCCCGAGCCGAGGCTTACAGTGCCTACCAGCTAAGTCCCAGGCGTCTCGCACAGTATCCCTACTTGTAG